From the Halomonas sp. MCCC 1A13316 genome, the window CTACGCGTGTCGACATGCCGCGCTCGGCAAAGGGTGCGGCGGCATCGAGCGCCCCGGTCAGGTCGTCGGCGACGATGGCGATGTCGCAGCCTGTGCTCATGCTGCTGTCCGCTGCGCCGCCAAGTGCCGTGCATAAGCAATGGCCGCGCCCATGTTGGTGGCATCGGCATGCCCCTGCCAGGCAATGTCGTAAGCGGTGCCGTGGTCCACCGAGGTGCGCATGATCGGTAGCCCCAGGCTCACGTTGACCGTGGTATCGAAGGCAATCAGCTTGACCGGGATGTGCCCCTGGTCGTGATACTGCGCCACCACCAGGTCGAATTCACCGCGGGAGGCGCGGTAGAAGACGGTATCGGCCGAGATCGGTCCCTGGACGTCGAAGCCGCGCTGGCGCAGCGCGCGCACCGCAGGCGCAATGATCCGCTCGTCCTCGTCACCGAAGATGCCGCCTTCGCCACAGTGGGGATTGAGCCCGGCCACGGCGATGCGCGGCGACGCCAACCCCATGGCCTTCAGGTGCGCATGCCCTGCTTCCACGGTGGCCGTAATACGCTCCTCGGTCACCCGATCGATGGCGTCGCGCAACGATACGTGGGTCGAAACGTGCAGTGTCGAGAGCCGCTCGGAGGCCAGCAGCATGAAAGAAGAAGGCGCCTGGGTGAGTGCCGCCAGCATGCCGGTGTGACCATCGTAATGGTGGCCGGCCGCATGCAGCGCCGCCTTGTTCAGCGGCGCCGTGACGATCACCCTCGCGTGCCCCGCCTGCACCAGAGCCACCGCACGCTCGACGCAGCGAAAGGCCAGGTCGCCGCCGGCGGCACTGATGCGGCCGTCGGGCAGCGCCTCGCCCTGGGCCACGTGCACCTCGGCCACGGCCACGCGGTCGTCGCCGGCACGATGTTTTTCGAGGGAGACGAACTCCAGCGGTGCCTCGATGAGGGCGGCCGCGCGACGGTAGATGTCGGGGTCGCCAACCAGCAACACGCCGCTTCGCTGTTCCGGCGTCATGCCCGCCACGGCACGACAGATGATCTCCGGGCCGATACCGGCCGGGTCGCCCATGGTGATGGCGAGGTCAAAATCGCTCCGGACAAGATCAGTCACCTGAGACGTTTCGTTCATGGCATCAACTGTCCCCCGTTGACCTCGACGATCTGGCCGGTCACATAACCGCTCATGCTGTCGGTCCCCAGGTATACGTATGCCCCGACACACTCTTCCGCAGTGCCCATGCGCCCCATGGGAATGGAAGCGGCCACCGCGGCCAGCTGTTCTTCGGTTGAGTGGCGGACGTGGAAATCGGTAGCGATGACACCCGGCGCCACGGCATTGACGCGTATGTTGTCGCCGAAAAGCTCCTTGGCCATGCTGCGAGTCAGAGTACTGATGAAACCTTTCGCCGAGGCATACAGACCCACCCCCGGGCCGCCTCCGTTTCGGGCCGCAATCGACGTGGTATGGATGATGTTGCCGCCTCCGGCGCGCCTCAAGTGTGGCAAGGCGGCCTGGGACACCATCACCACCGAGCGCACGTTGAGATCAAGCACGCGGTCGTAGTGCTCGTCGTCGATCTCGCCCAGCGAGACGCGCCCCAGCATGTCCCCGGCGTTGTTGATCAGCATGTCCAACCCGTCCAGCTGCTCGGCGGCCTCCTCGACGACACGCCGGGCCTCCGCGGAACGGCTCACGTCGCCCTTGACGACCACGGCCTCGCCGCCGGCTTCCCGGATGTCCTGGGCCACGGACTGGGCCTTGCCGGCGCTGGCGTGGTAGTGCACCGCGACCCGGGCACCCAACGCACCCAACTGGCGCGCCACTGCGGCTCCGATACCGCGACTGGCCCCGGTGATCAGCACACGCTTGCCCTTCCACTCATCGAGCATTGCTGGATTCTCCCTCACGATTGGATATGGTCACTCATAGCATGCTGCGTGGCTGCCGATGCGGCTGGCTGTCGACCCGACTCTGTACCTTGCGCTAGAGTGATATGGGTTTGGCATACCTGTCATACAACACGACACAAGTAGCATGTTAGACGAGTCCCGGCCAAACGCCAGACCCCTCGCAACGCCAGACTAACCTCGCAAGGAGGCCGCATGACCACCATCACCCGGGTCGAAGTACAGGACATCCGCTTTCCCACCTCGCGCAATCTCGACGGATCGGACGCCATGAACGCCGCGCCGGACTACTCCGCCACCTACGTCATCCTGCACGTCGACGACGGCGGCCCGGAGGGGCACGGCCTTACCTTCACCATCGGCCGCGGTAACGAAATAGTGGTCGCGGCGGTCCACGCCCTGGCCCATCTGGTCGAGGGCCGTACGCTGGCCTCGATCACTACCGACATGGGCGGCTTCTGGCGCGAGATCACCGGTGACAGCCAACTGCGCTGGATCGGCCCCGACAAGGGTGCAATCCATCTGGCGACAGCCGCCCTGGTCAATGCGGTCTGGGACCTGTGGGCCAAGCGTGAGGGCAAGCCCATCTGGAAGTTGCTGGTGGACATGCCGCCCGAGCAACTGGTGCGCTGCCTCGATTTTCGCTTCGTCACCGATGCCCTCACCCCCGAGGAAGCCATTGCGCTGCTCCGCAAGCGGGAGCCAGGCAAGGCCGAGCGCGAGGCCGAGATGCGCCGCGACGGTTTTCCCGCCTACACCACCTCGGCCGGCTGGCTCGGCTACTCCGACGACAAGGTACGCCACCTGGCCCGCGAAGCGCTCGCCGAGGGCTGGACCCACTTCAAGCAGAAGATCGGCGGCGATCAGGAGGAGGACGTTCGCCGCGCCGCCCTGCTGCGCGAGGAGATCGGCTGGGACAACGTGCTGATGATGGATGCCAACCAGGTCTGGGAGGTCGACGAGACGATCGCCAAGATGCGCCGCCTGGCCGAATTCGATCCACTGTGGATCGAGGAGCCCACCAGCCCCGACGACATCCTCGGCCATGCCGAGATCCGCCACCGCGTCGCCCCCATCGGCGTCGCCACCGGCGAGCATTGCCACAACAAGGTGATGTTCAAGCA encodes:
- the pdxA gene encoding 4-hydroxythreonine-4-phosphate dehydrogenase PdxA gives rise to the protein MNETSQVTDLVRSDFDLAITMGDPAGIGPEIICRAVAGMTPEQRSGVLLVGDPDIYRRAAALIEAPLEFVSLEKHRAGDDRVAVAEVHVAQGEALPDGRISAAGGDLAFRCVERAVALVQAGHARVIVTAPLNKAALHAAGHHYDGHTGMLAALTQAPSSFMLLASERLSTLHVSTHVSLRDAIDRVTEERITATVEAGHAHLKAMGLASPRIAVAGLNPHCGEGGIFGDEDERIIAPAVRALRQRGFDVQGPISADTVFYRASRGEFDLVVAQYHDQGHIPVKLIAFDTTVNVSLGLPIMRTSVDHGTAYDIAWQGHADATNMGAAIAYARHLAAQRTAA
- a CDS encoding SDR family NAD(P)-dependent oxidoreductase, translating into MLDEWKGKRVLITGASRGIGAAVARQLGALGARVAVHYHASAGKAQSVAQDIREAGGEAVVVKGDVSRSAEARRVVEEAAEQLDGLDMLINNAGDMLGRVSLGEIDDEHYDRVLDLNVRSVVMVSQAALPHLRRAGGGNIIHTTSIAARNGGGPGVGLYASAKGFISTLTRSMAKELFGDNIRVNAVAPGVIATDFHVRHSTEEQLAAVAASIPMGRMGTAEECVGAYVYLGTDSMSGYVTGQIVEVNGGQLMP
- a CDS encoding L-fuconate dehydratase, whose product is MTTITRVEVQDIRFPTSRNLDGSDAMNAAPDYSATYVILHVDDGGPEGHGLTFTIGRGNEIVVAAVHALAHLVEGRTLASITTDMGGFWREITGDSQLRWIGPDKGAIHLATAALVNAVWDLWAKREGKPIWKLLVDMPPEQLVRCLDFRFVTDALTPEEAIALLRKREPGKAEREAEMRRDGFPAYTTSAGWLGYSDDKVRHLAREALAEGWTHFKQKIGGDQEEDVRRAALLREEIGWDNVLMMDANQVWEVDETIAKMRRLAEFDPLWIEEPTSPDDILGHAEIRHRVAPIGVATGEHCHNKVMFKQFFQAEALDYCQLDAARLGGLNEVILVALMAAKFGVPVCPHAGGVGLCEYVQHISLFDYIAVSGSLEGRVLEYVDHLHEHFVDPVAVERGRYRVPEAPGYSITMHAESLARHRFPDGAAWQEES